The Chamaesiphon minutus PCC 6605 DNA window TTCTAAGAGTTCTAAATATTCCGTACCGTTACAGCCGACGACACCACTATTTTGACCTTTCATTTCTTGCCAAGGACGAGGAAAGTCGCGGGGAAATTCATTCATCATCACACCGCCATTTTCACCATCGGCAATCTGGGTAACTAGACAAGGAATCGATTTGCCTGCTAATTGCTGTTTGCCCCGACTTTTTGCTTCATAATAAGGCTGCATTTGGGCGACTAATTTGGTGTCCGATCCTTGGGTTTTAATTAAGGCGGTGATGCTAATTGTTTCGCCTTGAGAATTGCGGGCAACTAGACGATTGGGCAGGTATTTATTATCTTGAGTTAAGCTCGCACCATCGAGCTGTTCGACGGAATGCTCCTGCACCATCAACCAGCGATAACCGCACTCTTTGAGAGCTTTGATATATTCATATAGCACATCGGGATGATTGGGGAGGTGCATTTCTGGTTGTGAAAAACCTTTGACTCGCTTGAGTGCATCCATCCCAAACAGCGCGGCAAAATGATGTTGCCATGCTTGAATCTGTAATTTGATATCGGGAGTAGGCGTCGAAGGCACCACTGCATGGCTCCACATCGTCCCCAGCCACTCGACATAGGGCTGATACTGTCGATCGCATGTAATCTTTTTCAGGTGGTCTAGCACGTCATTTCGCCCCATCTGCTGCAATCCCCACAACAGGTTGCCAGAATAATCCAACATGATGCGCGGGTTACACCCTTGAGCGACTAAATCGGGAATAAACTCACCCATCCGTGCATAACACCAGGCAAATACACCAGCGTTATGATTGTCGCCTTCGCCTTGATGCTCGAACATAAATTGCAGATGTCCGATAAGTTCTCCCTGCGCGCCAGCCGGAATGGTGGGTTGGTGCATGTGTAGCGCGCACGCAAACCCCGCACTCATGTCTCCCAAGTGTAAATTGCTAGTCGGGAGAAAGACTAGTTCGGGATGGTTGACGGCGGCATTAATTTCAGCTTCGCGCCCGCAGATACTCGGAATTTCGGCTCCGATTTGGGCTAACTCGGATGTGGAGGATGAAGTAGAAATCACGATCGGCTCCTAATCTGACAATTTCTCTAGGATATCAAGCTATATCTACTTAGGCTCGATCGACAGTCTGAAACTTAACTTTGCCGCTGGTGGTGACGATTTATGAGTCTCAAATTCGATTACCGCCGATAGAATATTCCAACAAAAATACTGAGATTTGTCTTTTGGCGGCAAGCCTTTTTGGAGTATTTCTTCGATCGAGAGCGCAAAACGCAAAAAAATAAAATTGCGTTTTCTGTTTTGAGTGGATCTTCTTCCTCTCTCAGGGCATGGATTTCAGGCAAATTAGATCGATTGCATAGGAGCAAGAATATTGTTATTCGATCGGCAAGCTGAGATAAAGCACTATTCAAGATTTGGCTAGGACGCATTGCCTAAGTTGCTTTCTCTCCATTCGGACGATCGTAAACACCAAGATTGATTTCGCAAAACGGAGGCTACATCAACGCGGCTAAATTTTATATATTGAAACTACTCCATTCACATCAAAATCAATTTCTAACCGAAATCCTTGCAACAAGCTTGTGCCTAAAAGTGGCTTTAATCCAGTAGCTAAAACTGGGACTAATTTTTCTTCCCCATCCCACAAAATAGTTGCTATGTGGATCGGTAATAAGGACTCACTATTATCGGCTAACCGGACAGCTACACTCGAATATAGTGGCAAATTCATCGCACTGATTGCTTGGGGTGGCAAGGTAAGATAGTCATTGAAGCCAGTATCGACCACAAAATCTATCCCGAAATTAGGTTGTCCTGGTAATAAAAACACTACCTGCACGCTCGGTCTTCCATTGATAACTTTACCTTGAATCACTTAGCAACCCGCTCCATTTCTCCGCCAAAAACTACCGCGACATCGTAGCCGATTCGGAGCGTAAATAATCGAGCTACAGGATTTTTAGCTTTTAACTTCATAGCTGTTTCCACACCACTTGGATCGATCCCATATTCACCCGTCTCGGCGTCGATGACAATCATCTGCCCGATATTTTCTCCATGCTCGACTTCTTGCCGGATACTATTCTCGTAAAATTGCTTTGCTCTACCAGCAACTTCTTCCATCGTCCAAAAAATAGCTTGCATAATCACTCCTCTTGGTTGTCGTTACAGTTATTGTAGCTAATCCTCGAAATCGATCGTTAGTATCATGCCTCTTATTTGATAGCGCGATTGAGCCTTCTTCACAATTCGCGATCGATTTACTGAAGCACCTTTAAATTGAAGCTTGCGCATCGTCTAGCGACGATCTAACTCTTCATTGAAAAGACTTAGCCAGTAATATGTAAATACGTTTTAGAATCATAAATAAATTTAGCGCAAACTGAATTGTCAAGTAATAGATTACAAGTGCCAACAACCATTGAAACGAACACGTATTAATTAAAAATAAAGTACAATTACTAGTTTTGAGAAAATAAATCAAAAGTGTTGCCACAGTTATGATTGAAACTAATATTGAGAAAGATATATTAATGTAAATTTCTCGCAGTAACTCACGAGTTTTAATTCTTCTTTTATTCTCAACTGGATCTGTAGCTTCAGGTAAGCCTGATTTTTTATCAGAGATGTCATACACTAATAGTAACAAATTGAATAACAATGCAGAAAAAATTGACAACGAAGTTATTAGTGCGTTAACTAAAGCATCATTCAAGGACATTCCTACATGAACTATGAAGCCAGAAATAGTGAGAGGTAGAAGAAAAAATAATGTAATATCTAAATAAGATATTTTCCTGGTTATATTATTTTTTAATGTATTAATGTGATCTTTGATTATATTAGCGATTGAAATTTTGTCAAACATGACTCTACGGATATATCTGGTCTATAATTTCACTCATGTATTCTTCAGCAACTTTGTGAATACTATCAAAGTTAGGGTGTTCATCACTATCCATAATTATCCGATCGGATATATCATAAGAAGCTTTTGCTTTTCCTAAGTTACCCAAATCAAAAATTCGCACACTTCCATTAATCTCAACTTCAATTTTTACTGTATCATAGTCAAATTTAAAGTCACGAATTTCAATTAATTTTTTCACGTCACTTTTAGAATCAAAAAAACTTTGAACTTTATGCCATAAAGGAATTCTATTTGCTGACAAAACAACTTCCATATTAAATGCTGTTTCTTCATGCCCTTCATCAAGTCCATCAATGCTATCACTAGTAGCACTGTACTTAACACATCGAAGCTTTTGAATATTTCCATTGGATATAATTTTCTTGATCACCTCTTCATTTATTAAAGTGTTAATTTCAATACAATAGCTAGAGTACTTTTTAGAAAAATATTTATCCAAAAAGCTTCCGAAGCTGCTGCGAATACCAAACACACCTGTCCGCTGTAGAATTAGAAGTCCTTCATCAGTATCTTTTGGTAGATAAAAAAGAAAATAGAACGGCAACACATCAGCATCATTCTTCTGCTTCTTGTAATTTGTTTTATCTGTCTGCACGTCGCGGATCTCACTTGCAATACCGTACACGCCACTTTCAATAATTCCGCTAATACTTCTGCCATGCTGTTGAACACGAATTGATTTAATGTACATTTTGTAAGTATCGTTTGTATTGCCACTTTCAACTTCCTTGAGAAAAGTATTTATGACATCATAGATATCATTGTAGCCGTCAAATTCACTTAATTTCTTACAATAATTTGCTTGCTTCTTTTTATCGATTTTATTTGTGTATTTTTTAATTCTAATTGTATAAATAGATAAAAAAGTTTTCATGCAAGCTTAGTACGACCCAAATATAAAGTGTGTTTTTAGCTCTATAAAAATAGAGCATTATAATTAGCAATAATCGATAGATATCAATCTAAAGACATTTAGAAAAGTAAAATTATTACAAGGAGAATTTTAATTTTCCGGTGAATGTGCTTATAGTACCCATATAATCATTCTAAATCTAAATATCTGTGAATTAGTTCAAGACATAGACCTAGCAGGCAGATTAGCTCATACTTGGCTAAATCAAAGACTCGATTGTGCTATTAAACACATCACTCGATCGCATTGCTCGAACTGCTTTCTCTGTGTCAGGATGATAGTAACCACCAAGATCGACAGGTTTACCCTGCGAATTATTTAACTCAGCTACAATTTCCGTTTCGAGATCGATTAATTGCTGCGCTAACTTTCCAAATTTCGCCTTGAGTTCTGGATTTTTACCCTGCTCTGCCAACGCTTGCGCCCAATACATGGCGAGATAAAAATGACTGCCACGATTGTCTAATTCATGGACTTTTGCTGATGGCGATTTGCCATTATCTAAATATTTACCATTAGCTCGATCGAGTGTTTCTGCTAAAATTAGTGCGTCGGGATTATTTGTCTTCTGTCCCAAATCTTCCAACGCTACCGCTAGAGCTAAAAATTCGCCTAAGGAATCCCAGCGGAGATGTCCTTCGGTGACGAACTGTTGGACGTGTTTGGGCGCGGAACCACCCGCTCCCGTCTCGAATAAACCACCACCAGCCAGTAAAGGCACGATCGATAGCATCTTGGAACTCGTACCTAGTTCTAAAATTGGGAATAGATCGGTTAAATAATCTCGCAAAACATTCCCCGTGACAGAAATAACGTTTTTACCCGCCTTAATTTGCGTGCAAGTAAACCGCATCGCTGCTACTGGAGCAAGAATTTGAATATCTAGACCTGTCGTGTCGTGGTGCTGTAAATACTCATTCACCTTGACGATGAGATTGGCATCGTGAGCGCGATTGGCATCTAACCAGAAAATTGTCGGACAACCTGTCGCTCTGGCGCGACTTACGGCCAGTTTTACCCAATCCCGAACTGGTAAATCCTTCGTCTGACACATCCGCCAGATATCGCCTGTTTCTACCTGATGTTCCATTAACGTTGCGCCAGTGGACGCTAGCACCCGCACTACGCCATCAACTGGAATTTCAAAGGTTTTATCGTGAGAGCCATATTCCTCGGCTTTCTGTGCCATCAAACCCACGTTGGCGACATTTCCCATCGTCGCGACATCAAATGCGCCCTGCTCCTGACAGAATTTGATACACTCCTGATACATCGTCGCATAAGAGCGATCGGGTATCATCGCTTTCATGTCGTGCGCTTGCCCATCCGCGCCCCACATCTTGCCAGAGGTACGAATCGCTGCCGCCATCGACGCATCAATAATCACATCGCTAGGAACGTGGAGGTTGGTAATTCCCTTATCGGAATTTACCATCGCTAGCTGGGCACGGTGATGATAGACTGCCTGAATGTCAGACTCGATCTCATTTTTTTCTGCTTCCGGTAAAGATTGAATCTTGGCATATACATCGCCAATCCCATTATTCGGATTTACACCCAATCTGACAAAAGTATCGGCATATTTAGCAAACACATCTCGATAATAAACCTTGACAGCGTGCCCGAATAAAATCGGATCGGAAATTTTCATCATCGTCGCCTTAACATGGAGCGACAGCAGGATATTTTCGGATTTTGCTGCATCTATTTCTCGATCGTAGAAAGCTCGCAATGCCTTGACACTCATCACCGCCGCATCGATGACTTCCCCCGCCGTCACTGCTGTTTTCTCTTTTAGCACCGTCACCGCGCCATCTGCTGCGACTAGCTCGATTTTGACATTCCCCGCTTCATTAATAACTACCGACTGCTCGCTCCCATAAAAATCACCACTTTCCATGTGAGCGACATGAGTTTTAGAATCTTGCTGCCATTTACCCACCCGATGGGGATTTTTTTGGGCATATTGTTTCACCGATGCAGCTACCCGTCTGTCGGAATTGCCCTCACGCAAAACTGGATTCACCGCACTCCCTAAAATCTTCGCATACCGCGCTTTAATCTCTACTTCTACTTCATTCTGCGGTTGTGCTGGATAGTCGGGAATATCGTAACCCTGAACCTGTAATTCCTGAATCGCGGCTGTCAATTGGGGCGTCGAAGCACTAATATTCGGTAACTTGATAATATTCGCTGCTGGTGTTTTTGCCAGTTCTCCCAAGATTGCGAGATCGTCGGGTTGTTGTTGTGCTGCTGTCAACCGCTCTGGAAAAGCCGCAATAATCCGCCCAGCCAAGGAAATATCGCTAGTCTCGATCGTGACATTAGCAGCTTTGGTAAATGCTTGGACGATCGGCAAGAAAGAATATGTTGCCAAAGCTGGAGCTTCATCGGTAAAGGTATAGACGATTTTTGAGGGTTGAGCTGTCATAATCTTCGTGGATGGGTGGCTTTGGCAATGATAGATGGTTCCAAACCATTATTTTGACATCTCTGGGGAATTTGGTGGTAGCGCAGTTGGCGAAATCTGAATTTGGGCGTAATTGGTGATGGTGCTACGATATGGATAATCGAATATTCGTGGTGCGTTACCCTTCGAGACAACACACCCTGATATTTTCATGCGAATCAGATATAGTTATTATGTTTACCTACTACTATAAGTAACTTTGATTTCTTCAATTAAATCGTAGAGTAAAGATTCAATTTTGACGATCGTTTGTCCGCGTTGCATTTCATTCCCGATCGATTGTGTGAAGTTTTCGGCGAGACGACGACTGAGTTTGGCACTGTCAGGATCTTCTAATAACTTAGTCATGGCTGTATAAATAGATGCGGAGATTTCTTTGACGACACGATCGACCGCTTGTGCGGGCATTTCGCCGATACCTGGGAGCATTTGGAGATTGCGATAAGCGGGAGATTCGGACAAAGCTTTTTGAAATAAGTGGCGCAAAATTGCTTCTAAATCTGGTTGAACTTTAGGAATGACCCGATATACTATAATTTCTAAGGTTAGCTCGATTAATACTTCAATTTCGTTGATGTTATTTAAATCGACGTGAGGGGTATTAAGATAGCTACGGATGACACGAGTTATTTGTCCGTCTCTAAGGGCACCTTGAGTTTGATGGAGTGTCTGGAGAATGACACCTTCGGTGAGTTCGTTGACGATTTGACCGACAAATAAGCGATTGAGTTCTGACTTGACTAGATCTAGCTTAATTAATTTTGCTTGTTGTAACCGAATGATAACCGGAATTATTCGTAGAAATTGCGCGAATGGCAATATTAATATTAGATCGTACCAGCGGCGAATTAGAACCTGTTGCCAACTTAGCTGGCGATTGTGACGGCGAATAAAGAAAATTCTACCCAATAGTTCGCCTGCAAAAATACTGATAAATATAACATCTATCTGCCAAAAATCATCGACATAATTACCGGACTCGTTCAATCGCCGATAGTAGTTAGTAACGATTAAAGGCTTAATTTGGCGATCGAAGAATTGGATCTCTTTATCCCAGCCAGCTTTGGTTAAATACTCTTGACTCCAGAAGGTATTAAAGGCACCTTTGGCTGATTGATTTTTGACCCGATCTCGGATATCGTCTTTAATTCTTTCTAAGTTGCCAGTTTTGCCAGCTACTTGAAAAGGATTATTTTGAATCATGCTCACACTCAAAGTGTCCAATTGTTGCAGCCAACTTTGAGTTTGCGAAGAAGCTATTCCAGTTTGCTCGACGGTGCTTTTGAGTTGTTCGACAGCATTCAGATAACGCTCGGTTTCGCGATGGGGTTGGATGCCTTTAAACCTGTCGTATGCACGCACGACGCTAGGTAAATTGCGAAAGTAAAAATCGCGACAGGGAATATAAGTCAGATCGAATATCGATACTAAAAAACTAATCGAGGCAATAATTGCCATCGATCGCTCAAACCACATGTTCTTGCGCGTAGTTGTTGCTAACACTAAAAGATATTACAAAATACTTGGATCTCGCCACTCATTCTAGAGTATTTTGGCTATAGTTATTAGGCAAACAAAGGGTTACACCAGCATTCAGGATTTAATTTTAATTTCGCAAGCCCTAACCTTAACCCCTCACCCACATGGCGATCGTGCAAGATTTTAACTGGAACAAGCTGCAAAATGGCTCTGATATTCGCGGAATTGCCCTCGAAGGCATCCCAGACGAACATGTCAATCTCACCCCCGCAGTCGCCAAAATCCTGGGACAAGCGTTTGTGACGTGGCTCTGTGGGAAGGTAAATAAACCCAGTACGCAACTAATCGTAGCAGTAGGACGCGACAGCCGCTTATCGGGGCCAGCAATTATGCAAGCCACGCTCGATGGCATTACCGATCTCGGTTCTGAGGCTTATGATTTTGAGATGGCTTCGACGCCTGCGATGTTTATGAGTACGATTACGTCTGGATTTGAGTGCGACGGCGCGATTATGCTCACTGCCAGTCATTTACCATTCAATCGAAATGGATTAAAGTTTTTTACCGCGCAAGGTGGTTTAGAAAAAAAAGATATTAGCGATATTTTGCAGTTAGCGGCTAGCAATAATTTTGAAATTGCCGCAGCAAAAGGGGCAATTTCTCAACGCGATTTTATGTCAGTATATGCTAACCAATTTGTCGAGCAAATTCGGCAAGCTGTCAATCATCCTACTAATTTTGACCAACCATTATCGGGACTAAAAATTATCGTCGATGCGGGTAATGGTGCGGGCGGTTTTTATGCCGATCGCGTGTTGCAGCCATTAGGTGCAGATACGACTGGGAGCCAGTTTCTAGAGCCAGATGGCAATTTTCCCAATCATGTTCCCAACCCCGAAGATCCGACAGCAATGGCGGCAATTTGTCAAGCTGTTATCGAGCATCAAGCTGATTTTGGAATAATTTTCGATACGGATGTCGATCGATCGGCGGCGGTAGATAGTATGGGTAAAGAACTCAATCGCAATCGTTTAATTGGACTGATTAGCGCGATCGTTTTACAAGAACATCCAGGTTCGACAATTGTCACTGATTCGATTACATCCGATGGTTTGACACAATTTATCCAGCAGGATTTGGGTGGCATTCACCATCGCTTCAAACGCGGTTATAAAAATGTAATTAATGAGTCGATTCGACTGAATCAAGACGGTAAAGAATCATGGGTAGCGATCGAAACTTCGGGACATGCCGCCATGAAGGAAAATCACTTTCTCGATGATGGTGCTTATTTAGTTAGTAAATTATTAGTCGAACTCGCTAAGTGTAACTTGGCTGGCAAATCGTTAACCGATTTAATTGCCAATCTCCAAGAACCAGTCGAGAGTAAGGAGTTGAGAATCAAGATTACTACCGCTGATTTTCAAGCCTATGGAAATGAAGTAATCGATCGAATGCAAACATTTGTAGCGAGTCAATCCGACTGGAAAATCGTCCCTAATAATTATGAAGGGGTGCGGGTTGCTTGTACGTCTGAAAGTGAAGATGGTTGGTTCTTATTACGATTATCTCTGCACGATCCGGTGATTCCTGTAAATATTGAGTCGAATATAGCAGGTGGTGTCGATCGTATCAAGCAGCGACTCTTAGCGTTTTTAAAAACTCAGGAATCACTGGATTTAGCTGCCTTCGGAGCTTAATATTGGGGTGGTTGCGGGGTTTGCTTTTTAGCTTCGATCGTAGATGGTGAACCCACCCCGCCCTTCGGGCACCCCTCCGAGGAGGGGATTTTTCTGTGGAGATTGTCGATAGAGTCCTGTATTTGGATCGACATCCAATAATTATAGGATGAGATTCAATAGATTAATCTAAATTAGTATGTAGATATCTAACTCATGTCATGGATATTTTTATTCAGAAACTTCACAATATAGTCAATGAGATAGAATCAAGGCATCCTAACGATCCTGAGAAAATAGTCTTGCTAAA harbors:
- a CDS encoding NADP-dependent isocitrate dehydrogenase; this translates as MTAQPSKIVYTFTDEAPALATYSFLPIVQAFTKAANVTIETSDISLAGRIIAAFPERLTAAQQQPDDLAILGELAKTPAANIIKLPNISASTPQLTAAIQELQVQGYDIPDYPAQPQNEVEVEIKARYAKILGSAVNPVLREGNSDRRVAASVKQYAQKNPHRVGKWQQDSKTHVAHMESGDFYGSEQSVVINEAGNVKIELVAADGAVTVLKEKTAVTAGEVIDAAVMSVKALRAFYDREIDAAKSENILLSLHVKATMMKISDPILFGHAVKVYYRDVFAKYADTFVRLGVNPNNGIGDVYAKIQSLPEAEKNEIESDIQAVYHHRAQLAMVNSDKGITNLHVPSDVIIDASMAAAIRTSGKMWGADGQAHDMKAMIPDRSYATMYQECIKFCQEQGAFDVATMGNVANVGLMAQKAEEYGSHDKTFEIPVDGVVRVLASTGATLMEHQVETGDIWRMCQTKDLPVRDWVKLAVSRARATGCPTIFWLDANRAHDANLIVKVNEYLQHHDTTGLDIQILAPVAAMRFTCTQIKAGKNVISVTGNVLRDYLTDLFPILELGTSSKMLSIVPLLAGGGLFETGAGGSAPKHVQQFVTEGHLRWDSLGEFLALAVALEDLGQKTNNPDALILAETLDRANGKYLDNGKSPSAKVHELDNRGSHFYLAMYWAQALAEQGKNPELKAKFGKLAQQLIDLETEIVAELNNSQGKPVDLGGYYHPDTEKAVRAMRSSDVFNSTIESLI
- a CDS encoding phosphomannomutase/phosphoglucomutase, whose protein sequence is MAIVQDFNWNKLQNGSDIRGIALEGIPDEHVNLTPAVAKILGQAFVTWLCGKVNKPSTQLIVAVGRDSRLSGPAIMQATLDGITDLGSEAYDFEMASTPAMFMSTITSGFECDGAIMLTASHLPFNRNGLKFFTAQGGLEKKDISDILQLAASNNFEIAAAKGAISQRDFMSVYANQFVEQIRQAVNHPTNFDQPLSGLKIIVDAGNGAGGFYADRVLQPLGADTTGSQFLEPDGNFPNHVPNPEDPTAMAAICQAVIEHQADFGIIFDTDVDRSAAVDSMGKELNRNRLIGLISAIVLQEHPGSTIVTDSITSDGLTQFIQQDLGGIHHRFKRGYKNVINESIRLNQDGKESWVAIETSGHAAMKENHFLDDGAYLVSKLLVELAKCNLAGKSLTDLIANLQEPVESKELRIKITTADFQAYGNEVIDRMQTFVASQSDWKIVPNNYEGVRVACTSESEDGWFLLRLSLHDPVIPVNIESNIAGGVDRIKQRLLAFLKTQESLDLAAFGA
- a CDS encoding clan AA aspartic protease — its product is MIQGKVINGRPSVQVVFLLPGQPNFGIDFVVDTGFNDYLTLPPQAISAMNLPLYSSVAVRLADNSESLLPIHIATILWDGEEKLVPVLATGLKPLLGTSLLQGFRLEIDFDVNGVVSIYKI